A stretch of the Bacillus sp. B-jedd genome encodes the following:
- a CDS encoding VOC family protein: MLVKQVITPYLSFNGNARAALEKYQGIFGGELEELKTYGETDYPSPPEAADLLIHGRLRIGDLVIMVSDAGPGREVTAGDNVSLVLEFENDEEISNAYAALAENGQVFMELQDTFWGAKYAKVRDEFGIIWDLNFQKQG, encoded by the coding sequence ATGTTGGTGAAACAAGTGATTACCCCTTATTTAAGCTTCAACGGAAATGCCCGAGCTGCGCTGGAAAAGTATCAAGGAATTTTCGGAGGCGAATTGGAAGAACTCAAGACATACGGGGAAACCGATTATCCTTCCCCCCCAGAAGCCGCTGACCTGTTGATTCATGGCCGCCTTCGAATTGGCGACCTGGTCATCATGGTCTCCGACGCAGGACCCGGCCGGGAAGTGACCGCCGGCGACAATGTTTCACTCGTCCTCGAATTCGAGAACGATGAGGAAATTTCAAACGCATACGCGGCTTTGGCCGAGAACGGGCAAGTCTTTATGGAGCTGCAGGACACATTCTGGGGCGCGAAATACGCAAAAGTCCGCGATGAGTTCGGCATTATATGGGATTTGAATTTTCAAAAGCAGGGATAA
- a CDS encoding polysaccharide deacetylase family protein has translation MAKNISEFIAIMTAQFPVKRLAIFLAATVLLLPNQANAQQKIPILVYHSIAEFTGSGQKELYVTPENFKKQMEYLKEHGFTLMTFEQWDQVNHVKKPIFITVDDGYKDHLNILETFQTLKDPAFRPAATLFIISDFIGNRNRLSKADLQMLAGTGMFSIQSHTATHPDLTKTTDYKKELEESKLKIEQITKRPVIALSYPYGNTNNKVITETRKYYKFGLTTTPGPFVKSNFPEELYTLPRTYVKYSDTLADFANIVNGLDRKEHRDR, from the coding sequence TTGGCAAAAAACATTTCAGAATTCATTGCGATCATGACTGCCCAATTCCCGGTTAAACGGCTGGCGATATTTCTCGCGGCAACTGTGCTATTATTGCCGAATCAGGCAAATGCACAACAAAAAATCCCGATTCTCGTTTACCATTCCATCGCAGAATTTACTGGCAGCGGCCAGAAGGAACTTTATGTGACACCGGAAAACTTCAAAAAACAAATGGAGTACCTGAAAGAACACGGATTTACGTTAATGACCTTCGAACAATGGGATCAAGTCAATCACGTCAAAAAACCAATCTTTATCACAGTGGATGACGGCTACAAAGACCACCTGAACATACTGGAGACCTTTCAAACGTTGAAGGACCCAGCCTTCAGGCCAGCAGCTACGCTTTTCATCATCTCTGATTTTATCGGAAACCGAAACCGCCTCTCGAAAGCCGATCTCCAAATGCTTGCAGGGACCGGAATGTTTTCGATTCAATCCCATACAGCGACCCATCCGGATTTGACGAAGACGACCGACTATAAAAAAGAGTTGGAAGAATCAAAACTGAAAATCGAACAAATTACAAAGAGGCCCGTCATTGCTTTGTCCTACCCGTACGGGAACACGAACAACAAAGTGATAACTGAAACTAGAAAGTACTATAAATTCGGGCTGACGACAACTCCAGGACCGTTTGTCAAAAGCAATTTCCCTGAAGAACTGTATACTCTGCCAAGAACGTACGTTAAATACTCGGATACATTGGCCGATTTTGCCAATATCGTCAATGGCCTTGATCGCAAAGAGCACCGGGATAGGTGA
- a CDS encoding Cof-type HAD-IIB family hydrolase: protein MQREDLDIKLIALDMDGTLLDDSHEVSEENRRAIQEAEEKGIKVVLSTGRNLATCRDYAVSLKLSSYLVTINGAEIYGPEGDLVERNPVSLPLMKWMYDVSKEHKTDFWAISTEKVYRNEMPGNLDEHEWLKFGFDIPEDAVRETVLGLLREKGEVEISNSSPTNLEVNAVGINKAEALKKVCEKLEINMDNVMAVGDSLNDILMIKEAGLGIAMGNAQDVVKNEANWVTANNNESGVAKAIREWVL from the coding sequence ATGCAAAGGGAAGATTTGGACATCAAGTTGATTGCACTGGATATGGATGGAACGCTGCTGGATGACTCACATGAGGTATCTGAAGAAAATCGCCGAGCGATCCAAGAGGCGGAGGAAAAAGGGATTAAGGTAGTATTGAGTACGGGCCGTAACCTGGCGACTTGCCGGGATTATGCGGTTTCGCTCAAACTTTCCTCTTATCTCGTGACGATCAACGGAGCGGAAATTTATGGACCGGAAGGCGATCTCGTCGAACGGAATCCAGTTAGCCTGCCATTGATGAAGTGGATGTATGATGTATCGAAAGAGCACAAAACAGACTTCTGGGCAATCAGCACGGAGAAGGTTTACCGGAATGAAATGCCTGGAAATCTGGATGAGCATGAGTGGCTGAAATTCGGCTTCGATATTCCGGAAGACGCGGTCAGAGAAACCGTCCTTGGGCTCCTCCGGGAAAAGGGCGAGGTGGAAATCAGCAATTCAAGCCCGACCAATTTGGAAGTCAATGCAGTCGGAATCAATAAAGCTGAAGCATTGAAGAAAGTGTGCGAGAAGCTTGAAATCAACATGGATAATGTCATGGCGGTCGGTGACAGCCTCAATGACATTTTAATGATAAAAGAAGCAGGCCTCGGGATTGCAATGGGCAATGCGCAGGATGTTGTCAAGAATGAGGCCAACTGGGTCACGGCCAACAACAACGAATCAGGGGTCGCCAAGGCGATCCGGGAATGGGTACTTTAA
- a CDS encoding DinB family protein, which yields MTQVKDVLLEQLAATYDTSGWFTSLEDALKGVTYEQAVWTPGDDSNSIWAMVQHLAHWSEVYLEKYKPGSVGEITSIENQMTFEIEEEKTEENWEKSVERLKKAYAGWRTALEENPEKLDEEDWGKRAAHYILHNAYHIGQIVTLRKLQGSWTPSNL from the coding sequence ATGACACAAGTAAAAGACGTTCTTCTTGAGCAACTGGCAGCTACATATGATACATCGGGCTGGTTCACTTCACTAGAGGATGCCCTAAAAGGAGTCACATACGAACAGGCGGTTTGGACGCCGGGCGATGATTCCAATTCCATCTGGGCGATGGTCCAGCATTTGGCGCATTGGAGCGAGGTTTATTTGGAAAAATATAAACCGGGTTCTGTTGGGGAAATCACTTCGATTGAAAACCAGATGACTTTTGAAATCGAAGAGGAGAAGACGGAAGAGAACTGGGAAAAGTCCGTAGAGAGGCTCAAGAAAGCCTATGCAGGTTGGCGAACGGCACTTGAAGAAAATCCTGAAAAGCTTGACGAAGAGGATTGGGGAAAACGAGCCGCGCACTATATCCTGCATAATGCCTATCACATCGGTCAAATTGTCACGCTCAGAAAGCTGCAGGGCAGCTGGACACCGTCAAATCTTTAG
- a CDS encoding uracil-DNA glycosylase family protein, which yields MAIVRSSMFNLFKDKIQALPSPLSEEDLRSQDFLLDQDERNRLEIFYAPFEYINTEAKILIAGITPGMHQMQVAFQTVWDLQNESLTDEEILREVKKRSSFEGTMRKNLVAMLDELGLNEQLGIRSTIELFGEANGLVQTSSILPHAVFFAGKNYNGSRPDPLKTELLRTYIETYFAKDHAMLKSPLIIPLGVNVSRVIEELVKDGWQDDSHVLKTFPHPSGSNGHRHRQFAENKEKMRQDLARFFN from the coding sequence ATGGCAATTGTCAGAAGCTCGATGTTCAACCTATTCAAGGATAAAATTCAAGCACTGCCATCCCCTTTAAGCGAAGAAGACTTACGGAGCCAAGATTTCTTGTTGGATCAGGATGAGCGAAATAGGCTGGAAATCTTTTATGCGCCGTTCGAATACATCAATACCGAGGCGAAAATACTCATTGCCGGCATCACGCCCGGTATGCACCAAATGCAAGTAGCCTTTCAAACAGTATGGGATTTACAAAACGAATCCTTGACGGACGAAGAGATTTTGCGGGAAGTGAAAAAGCGGTCGAGCTTTGAAGGGACTATGCGAAAAAATCTTGTCGCTATGCTCGATGAACTTGGTCTCAACGAGCAGCTCGGGATACGGTCAACAATAGAACTATTCGGTGAGGCGAATGGCCTTGTACAGACATCATCGATCCTTCCGCACGCTGTTTTTTTCGCTGGCAAAAACTATAACGGTTCGCGTCCAGACCCGTTGAAAACGGAATTGCTGCGGACGTATATTGAGACTTATTTTGCAAAAGACCACGCCATGCTTAAAAGTCCGCTCATTATCCCGCTTGGAGTTAATGTTTCGCGGGTAATCGAAGAGCTGGTCAAGGATGGATGGCAGGATGACAGCCATGTACTCAAGACATTTCCGCATCCATCGGGAAGCAACGGCCACCGGCATCGCCAATTTGCTGAAAATAAAGAGAAAATGCGGCAGGACCTGGCCCGGTTTTTCAACTAG
- a CDS encoding glutaredoxin family protein: MTNKVIVYTTNDCIECTMVKRVLEEEGIQFEARDISTNPTFKSEVETYGFLGVPVTVFGGKAVKGFTNELKEIIQLAKLQL, encoded by the coding sequence ATGACAAATAAAGTGATCGTCTACACAACGAACGACTGTATCGAATGTACAATGGTTAAGCGGGTGCTTGAAGAGGAAGGCATCCAGTTTGAAGCAAGGGACATAAGCACTAATCCAACTTTCAAATCAGAAGTAGAAACGTATGGATTTCTTGGCGTGCCTGTGACCGTTTTTGGCGGCAAGGCAGTGAAGGGATTTACAAATGAATTGAAAGAAATCATTCAGCTGGCAAAACTGCAACTTTAA
- a CDS encoding MATE family efflux transporter: protein MYQTFTTKEKVKQIFIMLIPILITQLGMFSMVFFSTIMSGKYNPSDLAGVAIGSSIWNPVFTGLSGILLAVSPIAAQRFGEKKNDEVSSILSHGIYLALAIAALVVAVGAFALNPLLTAMDLEPRVHKTAHDYLVGLSFGIVPLFIFNVLRSFIYALGKTRIVMFILLMGLPINLFLNYVLIFGNLGFPELGGSGAGIATSVTYWVIAAITAFFIKTKDPFSVYVSLANFREFSWERFSEILKIGVPMGLSIFFETSMFAIVTILISRFSVTTIAAYQSALNIVSFLYMIPISISLAQTVLVGFEVGAKRYRDAKTYSWLGIYLAVIIAVGTGILVVLFREQVAGLYSNDSAVIALTASFLIYALFFQIADAIQVTAQAALRGYKDVNPAFITTLIAYWLICLPIGYLLAHNTGLGAPGYWIGLTIGLLAAGVALSARLIFIQKKNFPSDRQVTAQNH, encoded by the coding sequence ATGTATCAGACATTCACAACGAAAGAAAAAGTTAAACAAATTTTCATTATGCTCATCCCCATCCTGATTACTCAGCTGGGTATGTTTTCAATGGTGTTTTTTAGCACGATTATGTCGGGAAAATACAATCCGTCCGACCTTGCAGGGGTCGCAATTGGCTCATCGATTTGGAACCCCGTCTTCACCGGGTTGAGCGGAATCTTGCTCGCGGTTTCACCGATTGCCGCCCAGCGGTTTGGTGAGAAGAAAAATGACGAGGTCTCATCGATTCTTTCGCATGGGATTTATCTCGCGCTCGCAATTGCGGCATTAGTCGTTGCGGTGGGAGCTTTCGCACTGAATCCGCTCCTGACTGCAATGGATTTGGAGCCGCGTGTTCATAAGACGGCACATGATTACCTTGTCGGGCTAAGCTTCGGGATTGTACCGCTATTTATTTTCAATGTGCTGCGGTCGTTCATTTACGCACTTGGCAAAACGAGAATCGTTATGTTCATCCTTCTCATGGGATTGCCAATCAATTTGTTTTTGAATTATGTTCTTATTTTCGGCAACCTCGGTTTTCCTGAACTCGGCGGTTCGGGCGCCGGCATCGCAACTTCGGTGACCTATTGGGTCATCGCAGCGATTACAGCCTTTTTTATCAAAACAAAAGACCCATTCTCCGTCTATGTTTCACTTGCCAACTTCAGAGAGTTTTCCTGGGAGCGATTCTCGGAAATTCTGAAAATCGGAGTCCCGATGGGGCTGTCGATCTTTTTTGAAACAAGCATGTTTGCGATAGTGACAATCCTGATTTCCCGGTTCAGCGTTACGACAATCGCCGCCTATCAGTCCGCGCTGAACATCGTTTCGTTCCTGTATATGATCCCGATTTCGATTTCATTGGCCCAGACTGTGCTCGTTGGCTTTGAAGTCGGCGCAAAAAGGTACCGGGATGCGAAAACATACAGCTGGCTTGGGATCTACCTCGCTGTAATCATTGCGGTAGGGACGGGAATACTTGTCGTGTTATTCAGGGAACAGGTCGCTGGCCTCTATTCGAATGACAGCGCCGTTATCGCGCTGACAGCGTCATTCTTGATTTACGCACTGTTTTTCCAGATTGCCGATGCCATCCAGGTGACAGCCCAGGCGGCGCTTCGCGGGTATAAAGATGTGAATCCAGCATTCATCACGACGCTGATTGCTTACTGGCTCATCTGCCTGCCAATCGGGTATCTCCTTGCCCATAACACCGGCCTCGGCGCGCCTGGCTATTGGATCGGCTTGACGATCGGGCTCCTCGCCGCAGGCGTCGCTTTATCCGCAAGGCTGATCTTTATCCAGAAAAAGAACTTTCCAAGCGACCGCCAAGTAACAGCGCAAAATCATTGA
- a CDS encoding GntR family transcriptional regulator has protein sequence MFDLDLRSRKPIYEQLVDKLKELIINEILQPDEQLPSVRTLAQELTINPNTIQKAYRELEVQGFIYSLKGKGSFVNPIAKGTEKEKISQVMQDLEKLVLEALYLGVSVEELKALIIETDAKKGAD, from the coding sequence ATGTTCGATCTTGACCTTAGGAGCCGGAAACCGATTTATGAACAGCTTGTCGATAAGCTGAAGGAATTGATTATTAATGAAATTCTTCAGCCTGATGAACAGCTGCCATCGGTCCGGACGCTTGCCCAGGAATTGACGATCAATCCGAATACAATCCAGAAGGCCTACCGCGAATTAGAGGTACAGGGATTCATTTATTCGCTGAAAGGCAAGGGCAGTTTCGTTAATCCGATTGCTAAAGGGACAGAGAAAGAGAAGATATCGCAAGTAATGCAGGATTTGGAGAAGCTTGTTTTAGAGGCCTTGTATCTAGGGGTTTCCGTTGAAGAATTAAAGGCCCTAATTATAGAAACAGATGCCAAAAAGGGGGCAGACTGA
- a CDS encoding ABC transporter ATP-binding protein, with protein MIHMKNIEKTFNSQPALRNVDLNISHGSIYGLIGSNGAGKTTVIKLMAGIYKPDNGEATYDGKEIYGNTTLKDRIFYIPDQPFFLPQYTTKQMARFYRSIYSRWNEERFQKLEEVFEININKKIHTFSKGVQRQVAFWLGLSTMPELLILDEPMDGLDPVVRKKVKNLLVQDVAEREMTIVVSSHNLREIEDFCDHIGILHQGQLLLEKDIDDLKSDVHKIQLAYKDGMPEELIGKMNVLHTEKRGSILLLIVRGNEEEIVRKIRKTNPVIFDWLSLTLEEIFIYEMGDIGYAIKNVIV; from the coding sequence ATGATTCACATGAAAAACATCGAAAAAACATTCAATAGCCAGCCTGCGCTAAGGAATGTTGATTTAAATATCTCACACGGCTCCATTTACGGGCTGATCGGATCGAATGGCGCCGGCAAAACGACTGTCATTAAGCTGATGGCCGGCATTTATAAACCGGACAACGGCGAGGCAACGTATGACGGCAAAGAAATTTATGGGAACACAACACTCAAGGACAGGATTTTTTACATACCGGACCAGCCATTTTTTTTACCCCAATACACGACGAAGCAAATGGCGAGGTTTTATCGAAGCATCTACAGCCGCTGGAACGAGGAGCGCTTTCAAAAGCTGGAAGAAGTTTTCGAAATAAACATCAATAAGAAAATCCATACTTTTTCAAAAGGGGTCCAACGCCAGGTTGCGTTTTGGCTCGGGCTGTCGACGATGCCCGAATTGCTGATCCTTGACGAACCGATGGACGGACTCGATCCGGTAGTCCGAAAGAAAGTGAAGAATCTGCTTGTCCAAGATGTCGCGGAGCGGGAAATGACCATCGTTGTATCTTCCCATAACTTAAGGGAAATCGAGGATTTCTGTGATCATATCGGCATTCTCCATCAAGGGCAGCTATTGCTTGAAAAAGACATCGATGACTTGAAATCGGATGTTCATAAGATTCAGCTTGCCTATAAGGACGGGATGCCTGAAGAGCTGATCGGGAAAATGAATGTGCTTCACACGGAAAAGAGGGGAAGCATTCTTTTGCTGATTGTAAGGGGAAATGAAGAAGAAATCGTCCGGAAGATCCGCAAAACGAATCCCGTCATCTTCGACTGGCTTTCACTAACATTAGAAGAAATATTCATCTACGAAATGGGGGATATTGGCTATGCAATCAAAAATGTCATTGTTTAA
- a CDS encoding DUF6449 domain-containing protein, with protein sequence MQSKMSLFNRDLFLQIARNVGWISIVYFLGLLFALPIRMMLMYSETIYDDNWHPPANLFQYDYAIQFILLIAAPVLLSVFLFRFLQVRQWSDMMHSLPVSRDKIFHFYSVAGMVFLLLPILAISIILMILQVVYGWDYYYGFEDIFQWAAVTAVFNLVMYFAGVFVAMVTGISVVQAVLTYILLLFPAGISLLLTYNLGMLLYGFPSDYFQVGRIELISPITHLTILEGTDGRIGWQSLLLYMVITVVLYILALLIYKRRNAEAASEPLAFGSLKAIFKFGVTVCMMMLGGLYFGEYQRTFNWLLFGYAFGTVFGYFVAEMVLQKTWRVFGLANFRGFAVYSGIIVALLIGIQSFGGYEKYVPAQEKIKKVTLSNQIISRNEEDTIYMPSPLKSIESIDSVRKLHSEIIANEKMNKHDLRNTGYFYFIYELKSGKKVIREYRINEREYEKWLRPLQMSTEYIRATNPLFKIKEESIRKINIRDEAGLEKIVSISDVEEIHEAVSILKKELENETYEEWRAPVGTYTTIEITDNSDTVHMQLKTSYREFQGWLKEKGLYDEAVITPKDVKYILVSKKLAETTDFRERSDDPIGSLINEMENDPDTLKIKDKEKIQEALDQAGYSWYEKKDYLAIFVYNRRDMKEIRSFNEKDAPAFIKSHFAK encoded by the coding sequence ATGCAATCAAAAATGTCATTGTTTAATAGAGATTTATTCCTCCAAATCGCGAGAAACGTTGGCTGGATTTCGATTGTCTATTTCCTTGGCCTGCTGTTTGCATTGCCAATCCGGATGATGCTGATGTACAGCGAAACAATCTATGATGATAACTGGCATCCTCCGGCCAATCTGTTTCAGTATGATTACGCCATCCAGTTTATTCTGCTGATTGCTGCGCCAGTCCTGTTATCGGTCTTTTTATTCCGATTCCTGCAGGTTCGGCAATGGTCGGATATGATGCATAGCCTTCCTGTATCACGCGATAAAATCTTTCATTTTTATTCGGTTGCGGGAATGGTTTTCCTGTTGCTGCCGATACTGGCGATTTCGATCATTTTGATGATTTTGCAGGTGGTTTACGGTTGGGACTATTATTACGGCTTTGAGGATATTTTTCAATGGGCAGCAGTTACGGCGGTTTTTAATCTCGTTATGTATTTTGCAGGCGTATTTGTGGCCATGGTTACCGGCATATCAGTCGTTCAGGCCGTACTTACATATATCCTCCTATTGTTCCCGGCAGGAATCTCCCTGCTGCTAACCTATAACCTTGGGATGCTTCTCTATGGGTTCCCAAGTGATTATTTCCAAGTTGGAAGGATAGAGTTAATATCACCAATTACCCATTTAACGATTTTAGAAGGAACAGACGGGAGGATTGGCTGGCAGTCGCTTTTGCTCTATATGGTGATTACTGTCGTCCTGTATATTCTCGCCCTATTGATATATAAACGGAGAAATGCAGAAGCCGCCTCTGAACCGCTTGCATTCGGTTCTTTAAAAGCGATTTTTAAGTTCGGCGTCACCGTCTGTATGATGATGCTCGGCGGCTTGTACTTCGGAGAGTACCAGCGGACTTTTAACTGGCTGCTGTTCGGCTACGCGTTCGGTACGGTCTTTGGTTATTTTGTCGCAGAAATGGTCCTTCAGAAAACCTGGAGGGTATTCGGCCTTGCGAATTTCCGTGGATTCGCAGTGTACAGCGGGATCATTGTTGCTTTGCTCATCGGGATCCAGTCTTTCGGCGGATACGAAAAGTACGTGCCGGCACAGGAGAAGATTAAGAAAGTAACACTGTCCAATCAAATCATTTCCCGTAATGAAGAAGACACGATTTATATGCCAAGCCCGTTGAAGAGCATTGAATCAATCGATTCGGTCAGAAAGCTTCATTCGGAAATTATCGCCAATGAAAAAATGAACAAACACGACCTCCGCAACACGGGATATTTCTATTTTATTTATGAATTGAAGAGTGGCAAGAAGGTCATCCGGGAGTATCGGATCAATGAGCGCGAATATGAGAAATGGCTTCGCCCCCTTCAGATGAGTACAGAATACATCCGGGCCACAAACCCTCTTTTCAAAATAAAAGAAGAATCAATACGCAAGATCAATATCAGGGACGAAGCAGGCCTTGAAAAGATTGTTTCCATTTCAGATGTAGAAGAAATTCATGAAGCTGTGTCGATTTTGAAAAAAGAGCTTGAGAATGAAACATATGAAGAGTGGAGAGCTCCGGTTGGAACATATACAACGATTGAAATTACGGATAATTCAGACACGGTTCACATGCAGCTAAAAACGTCATATAGAGAATTTCAAGGCTGGTTAAAGGAGAAGGGACTGTATGACGAAGCTGTAATTACACCAAAGGATGTCAAATACATTCTTGTATCCAAAAAACTTGCCGAAACAACTGATTTCCGGGAAAGATCTGATGACCCAATTGGAAGTCTGATCAACGAAATGGAGAATGACCCAGATACATTGAAGATAAAAGACAAAGAAAAAATTCAAGAAGCGCTGGACCAGGCAGGCTACAGTTGGTATGAAAAAAAGGATTACCTTGCTATTTTCGTCTATAACCGCAGAGATATGAAGGAAATACGGTCATTCAATGAAAAAGATGCACCTGCATTTATAAAGAGCCATTTTGCAAAATGA
- a CDS encoding RNA polymerase sigma factor, with the protein MAELDFNELYSKYSARMLQVAYSVTKDSYLAEDVVQESFLKAYKKLGTIEDMDKVGAWLSSVTRRTAIDFVRAEQRKRWVPADQTVMEQRITEKGVSESTDKKFEFILLQEEVRAAMFGMTEDYRKVMVMRVDYGMKELEIATSLNLKSATVRTRLYRARKQLRKAMLEKNIA; encoded by the coding sequence ATGGCCGAACTGGATTTTAACGAATTGTACTCAAAATATTCAGCAAGAATGCTGCAAGTCGCCTACAGTGTAACGAAAGACAGCTATCTGGCTGAAGACGTTGTCCAGGAAAGTTTTTTGAAGGCATATAAAAAGCTCGGCACGATTGAAGATATGGATAAAGTCGGCGCCTGGCTTTCCTCGGTGACGAGGCGGACCGCGATTGATTTCGTAAGGGCGGAACAGCGAAAGCGCTGGGTACCGGCCGACCAAACAGTAATGGAGCAGCGAATCACCGAAAAGGGAGTATCAGAATCGACCGACAAAAAGTTCGAATTCATCCTCCTCCAGGAAGAAGTGCGTGCGGCGATGTTCGGGATGACCGAAGACTACCGGAAAGTGATGGTCATGAGGGTAGACTACGGAATGAAAGAACTTGAGATTGCCACCTCACTGAATCTCAAATCGGCCACTGTCAGAACCAGGCTTTACCGGGCAAGGAAACAGCTCAGGAAAGCGATGTTGGAGAAAAATATCGCTTAA
- a CDS encoding ABC transporter ATP-binding protein, whose protein sequence is MITIKNLSHQFEIGKKGNKTIIPVLKDVSLEVGKGEIVTVVGRSGSGKSTLLNLVSGFIRPTEGEIIIDGTKVTGLSESKFADFRIKHLGFIFQSFQLIQSMTAYENVELPLVLQGMGEAERKRTTEEMLSKVGLLEYKDHYPGELSGGQQQRVSISRALVVNPPIILADEPTGSLDSETEEELLDFIVQLNRELGITFLIITHDDQVARIGHRTIELRDGRVLEEVFA, encoded by the coding sequence ATGATTACAATTAAAAATTTATCCCATCAATTTGAAATTGGGAAAAAGGGGAACAAAACGATTATCCCTGTCCTGAAGGATGTTTCGCTCGAAGTCGGCAAAGGGGAAATCGTCACCGTTGTTGGCCGGAGCGGATCAGGGAAATCGACATTACTTAATTTGGTGAGCGGCTTCATCCGCCCAACTGAGGGTGAAATAATTATAGATGGGACGAAAGTGACCGGCCTAAGTGAATCAAAGTTCGCTGACTTCAGGATTAAGCATCTCGGCTTCATTTTCCAAAGCTTTCAATTGATCCAAAGCATGACCGCATATGAAAATGTTGAACTTCCGCTAGTTTTGCAGGGGATGGGGGAAGCGGAACGGAAAAGGACAACCGAGGAGATGCTTTCAAAAGTCGGCCTGCTCGAGTATAAGGACCATTATCCAGGCGAACTGTCAGGCGGCCAGCAGCAGCGTGTCAGTATTTCAAGGGCGCTTGTCGTCAACCCGCCGATCATCCTCGCCGATGAACCGACCGGGAGCCTTGATAGTGAAACGGAAGAGGAACTGCTTGATTTTATCGTCCAATTGAACAGGGAACTGGGCATTACCTTCTTGATCATCACTCACGATGACCAGGTAGCCAGAATCGGGCACCGAACAATTGAACTGCGTGATGGCAGGGTATTAGAGGAGGTTTTCGCATGA